The proteins below are encoded in one region of Haloterrigena turkmenica DSM 5511:
- a CDS encoding HalOD1 output domain-containing protein, translated as MSAAIEYKAENPRLSVKVVEAIAAYADQSPVVVSEDGTDGIAPLYQTIDPDALDALFQNTAGEEPIGTVEFVHCGYKVTVESTGEITVTER; from the coding sequence ATGTCAGCAGCAATAGAATACAAAGCAGAGAACCCTCGGTTGTCAGTGAAGGTAGTAGAAGCTATAGCTGCATACGCAGACCAGAGCCCGGTTGTGGTGTCTGAGGACGGAACTGACGGGATTGCACCGCTATACCAAACCATCGATCCGGACGCACTGGATGCGCTGTTTCAGAATACGGCTGGCGAAGAACCGATAGGAACGGTCGAGTTCGTCCACTGTGGATATAAGGTAACCGTTGAAAGCACCGGCGAAATAACCGTTACTGAACGATAA